The following are from one region of the Acidobacteriota bacterium genome:
- a CDS encoding DUF2911 domain-containing protein, whose amino-acid sequence MKMSRSLIAVLMVLVAANWLPAQSRGTAEATIAGKSIKIEYGRPNLQGRQNPQSELAVGDVWRLGMNQATELHSQADLSFGDVQVPAGTYSLFAKKVEADKWHLVINKQTGQWGTQHDPSQDLAEVPLTLKSIGSRVEKFTIEVEKRGDQSGSLSFSWGTSTLQTDFTVQ is encoded by the coding sequence TGGTTCTGGTTGCCGCGAACTGGCTGCCCGCGCAAAGCCGCGGCACCGCTGAGGCCACGATCGCCGGCAAATCCATCAAGATCGAATACGGGCGTCCCAACCTTCAGGGGCGCCAGAATCCGCAGAGTGAACTGGCGGTCGGAGACGTGTGGCGCCTGGGCATGAACCAGGCCACCGAACTGCACAGCCAAGCCGACCTCAGCTTCGGAGACGTGCAAGTGCCGGCCGGCACCTACTCTCTCTTCGCCAAGAAGGTGGAAGCCGACAAATGGCACCTGGTCATCAACAAGCAGACCGGTCAATGGGGAACTCAGCACGATCCCTCCCAGGATCTGGCCGAGGTGCCCCTTACACTCAAGAGCATCGGCAGCAGGGTTGAGAAATTCACCATCGAAGTGGAGAAGAGGGGTGACCAATCGGGCTCTCTGTCTTTCTCTTGGGGCACCTCTACGCTGCAAACGGATTTCACCGTGCAGTAA
- a CDS encoding prepilin-type N-terminal cleavage/methylation domain-containing protein, producing MNERGFQLIELLLVVAILAVAGAIGAGVYSRLTDHYRLQQGGFQVAGLLRSARTLALAGAAPLEVVPGPDGRGLGLRIGQAPPLRWIFLPQQVRLVSAPRRPLRFFSRGQAAPAGRFRLQGRFGSLDVIVAPWGRVRQAHVDEEKEAK from the coding sequence ATGAACGAGCGAGGATTTCAACTCATCGAATTGCTCCTGGTGGTGGCCATTCTGGCCGTGGCTGGGGCGATCGGCGCGGGGGTCTACAGCCGCTTGACCGATCACTACCGGCTGCAGCAGGGAGGCTTCCAGGTGGCAGGACTGCTGCGCTCGGCCCGCACGCTGGCCTTGGCGGGAGCGGCGCCGTTGGAAGTAGTGCCGGGTCCTGATGGGCGCGGACTGGGCCTGCGTATCGGCCAGGCTCCCCCCCTGCGCTGGATTTTCCTGCCCCAGCAGGTCCGCCTGGTGTCCGCGCCGCGCCGTCCGCTGCGTTTCTTCTCGCGGGGACAAGCCGCCCCCGCCGGACGCTTCCGGCTGCAAGGGCGATTCGGCTCCCTGGACGTGATCGTGGCTCCCTGGGGGCGGGTGCGCCAAGCCCATGTTGATGAAGAAAAGGAGGCAAAA